The Halosimplex litoreum genome has a window encoding:
- a CDS encoding cytochrome ubiquinol oxidase subunit I, which produces MGPPLLLSAVDLGWAALLSPEIASRMQFGWTISVHIIFASLSIGLAPFIVYFTWRDVRTNEQRYARLRSFWVKVFAAGFVMGTVTGIPMSFQFGTNFPQFAEVAGELIGGPLAFEAKMAFFLEAVFLGVLLYGRDRVGDRTYVLSSVLVGLGAWLSGFWILIVNAWMQTPRGYEMVTRNGMEVAKLTDPVAAFLTPRMPWMYLHMMNASVISVALLVAGVSAYIVWKRPETDAWNSALRLAVVLLLVSAPFQAVHGDAYGRHVEDTQPQKFAAMEAHYETGQADLHLLAFPKSTDALTDPRAENLFTVSLPAVGSYLASGGDFGAEVVGLNEYEENPPVALVFWSFRFMVGLGFLFIGLALWGGYLVYRGRLSDSTRYLKAMIAASPLGYAALLTGWYVTEIGRQPWVIQGELKTSEAVSSTLTGAEATLTLGGFVVVYVGLVLTALYILKWLVREELRSLGVRESNESRWHGPIPWVSGDD; this is translated from the coding sequence ATGGGTCCACCGCTACTGCTATCCGCCGTCGACCTGGGGTGGGCAGCGTTGCTCTCTCCAGAGATCGCGAGTCGAATGCAATTTGGATGGACCATCTCCGTGCACATCATCTTCGCGTCGCTCTCGATCGGGCTTGCACCGTTTATCGTCTACTTCACCTGGAGAGACGTCCGGACGAACGAGCAACGGTACGCGCGATTGCGCTCGTTTTGGGTGAAGGTGTTCGCCGCCGGGTTCGTGATGGGGACGGTCACCGGGATCCCGATGAGCTTCCAGTTCGGCACGAACTTCCCACAGTTCGCCGAGGTGGCCGGAGAACTGATCGGCGGGCCACTCGCGTTCGAGGCGAAGATGGCGTTCTTCCTGGAGGCCGTCTTTCTCGGCGTGTTGCTGTACGGTCGCGACCGCGTCGGGGACCGAACGTACGTCCTCTCGTCGGTACTGGTCGGCCTCGGCGCCTGGCTCTCGGGGTTCTGGATCCTGATCGTCAACGCCTGGATGCAGACCCCACGGGGCTACGAGATGGTCACCCGCAACGGGATGGAGGTCGCCAAACTGACCGACCCGGTCGCCGCGTTCCTCACCCCGCGAATGCCCTGGATGTACCTCCACATGATGAACGCCTCGGTGATCTCGGTCGCACTGCTCGTCGCGGGCGTCTCGGCGTACATCGTCTGGAAGCGGCCGGAGACGGACGCCTGGAACTCAGCGCTCAGGCTCGCCGTCGTCCTGCTACTCGTCTCGGCGCCGTTCCAGGCGGTTCACGGCGACGCATACGGTCGTCACGTCGAGGATACGCAACCCCAGAAGTTCGCCGCGATGGAGGCTCACTACGAGACGGGGCAGGCCGACCTGCACCTGCTCGCGTTCCCGAAGTCCACCGACGCACTCACTGATCCACGGGCCGAGAACCTCTTCACGGTGAGTCTCCCCGCAGTCGGATCGTATCTCGCCAGTGGCGGGGACTTCGGCGCCGAGGTCGTCGGCTTGAACGAGTACGAGGAGAACCCGCCGGTCGCACTCGTGTTCTGGTCGTTCCGCTTCATGGTGGGGCTCGGATTCCTGTTCATCGGGCTGGCACTGTGGGGCGGTTACCTCGTGTACCGCGGGCGGCTGTCTGACAGCACACGGTACCTGAAGGCGATGATCGCCGCATCGCCTCTCGGGTACGCCGCGTTGCTCACCGGCTGGTACGTCACCGAGATCGGTCGGCAGCCGTGGGTCATCCAGGGCGAGCTCAAGACGAGCGAGGCGGTGTCGTCGACGCTCACCGGTGCCGAGGCGACACTGACCCTGGGCGGGTTCGTCGTCGTCTACGTCGGGTTGGTGCTGACAGCCCTGTATATTCTGAAGTGGCTAGTCCGGGAAGAACTCCGGTCACTCGGCGTCCGAGAATCGAACGAGAGCCGCTGGCACGGCCCGATTCCGTGGGTGAGTGGCGATGACTGA
- a CDS encoding DUF6789 family protein, with translation MEPVRSSLGGGIAATVTLLIFLSVADLLLAGTNLFVFATFTSLCAVGGPPYCELGTLTATVITFLWFALLFAVAWPLLFGGFTWGLPGESGLAHGAVFGLVLWSGYVVGDLLNISVGNETLVGDLPFLAVTLVAYVIYGMVLGGVYDSLAEHRTFLTDEQTL, from the coding sequence ATGGAACCAGTCCGAAGTAGCCTCGGCGGGGGAATCGCAGCGACGGTCACGCTACTGATATTTCTCTCGGTTGCGGATCTCTTGCTCGCGGGAACCAACCTCTTCGTGTTTGCGACCTTTACGAGTCTCTGTGCAGTTGGGGGCCCGCCCTATTGCGAACTCGGGACGCTCACCGCGACGGTGATTACGTTTCTCTGGTTCGCACTCCTCTTCGCGGTGGCCTGGCCGCTCCTCTTCGGCGGCTTCACGTGGGGATTACCGGGCGAATCGGGACTCGCTCACGGGGCGGTATTCGGGCTCGTTCTCTGGTCCGGATACGTCGTCGGCGACCTGTTGAATATCTCCGTCGGGAACGAAACCCTCGTCGGGGATCTCCCGTTCTTGGCCGTAACACTGGTGGCCTACGTGATCTACGGAATGGTCCTCGGTGGTGTCTACGACTCCCTCGCAGAACACCGCACGTTTCTCACCGACGAACAGACTCTCTAA
- a CDS encoding DUF1641 domain-containing protein produces MAEQQNPERSELAAAIERNPEAVAEFVDHLDAVNGLLDVLSLGESALDDEMVRELSATGSTLAESADGLATDETVALAETVGENGDELRAALDTLLALQRSGTLDELAELAEVGSLATAALDDEMVTSLAGTGAALGEVAQTASDDDTRDGIERLLESVGEAERTSPEQVGAVGLLRGVRDPDVQYGLGYLLALAGALGRAHSTGESQ; encoded by the coding sequence ATGGCTGAACAGCAGAATCCCGAGCGGTCCGAGCTAGCGGCGGCGATCGAACGGAACCCCGAGGCGGTCGCCGAGTTCGTGGACCACCTCGACGCCGTCAACGGGCTCCTGGACGTGCTCTCGCTGGGCGAAAGCGCACTCGACGACGAGATGGTCCGGGAGCTCTCGGCGACGGGATCGACGCTGGCGGAGTCGGCCGACGGCCTGGCGACCGACGAGACCGTGGCGCTGGCCGAGACGGTCGGAGAGAACGGGGACGAACTGCGTGCGGCACTCGACACGTTGCTCGCGCTCCAGCGCAGCGGTACGCTCGACGAACTGGCCGAACTCGCGGAGGTCGGGTCGCTGGCGACCGCGGCGCTCGACGACGAGATGGTCACGTCACTGGCCGGTACCGGCGCCGCGCTCGGCGAGGTCGCGCAGACGGCGTCCGACGACGACACTCGTGACGGCATCGAACGGCTGCTGGAGAGCGTCGGTGAAGCGGAACGGACCTCCCCCGAGCAGGTCGGAGCCGTCGGCCTGCTTCGCGGAGTACGCGATCCGGACGTCCAGTACGGGCTGGGCTACCTGCTGGCGCTCGCAGGCGCCCTCGGCCGTGCTCATTCCACCGGCGAGTCACAGTAG
- a CDS encoding NAD(P)/FAD-dependent oxidoreductase, which translates to MTERVIVVGGGTGGTVLANDLADRLGAEIDAGDVEVTLVNDGPDHVYKPVWLYVPFGQREPEDGRRRLRELVDDRVAVRVDRVTDIDTDAGQVRYHEAPEPIDYDYLVLATGSTLAPEEIPGLAEGGHDYYSESGAEALREELLSFTEGHLVLSVVGTPHMCPAAPLEFVFMADDWLRERGLREDVDITYTYPIQRVHGNPHIAEWARPLMDERDIEVETFFNAESVDPDAGTITSMEGTDIDYDLLVAIPPHRGIDLIEEAGLGDDGWVDVDKHTLEAEAAENVYALGDTAATGVPNAGSVAHYQAGVVGQRIASQIRGRPATATYDGKTLCFVETGMDAASFVEFDYERPPSPAPPSEKLHWSKLAYNESYWLTARGLL; encoded by the coding sequence ATGACCGAGCGCGTCATCGTCGTCGGCGGTGGCACCGGGGGGACCGTCCTGGCCAACGACCTCGCGGACCGGCTCGGCGCGGAGATCGACGCCGGAGACGTCGAGGTAACGCTGGTCAACGACGGCCCCGACCACGTCTACAAACCGGTGTGGCTGTACGTCCCCTTCGGCCAGCGCGAACCCGAGGACGGACGCCGGCGACTGCGCGAGCTGGTCGACGACCGCGTCGCCGTCCGGGTCGACCGCGTGACCGACATCGACACCGACGCCGGGCAGGTCCGATACCACGAGGCGCCGGAGCCGATCGACTACGACTACCTCGTGCTCGCGACCGGGTCGACGCTCGCGCCGGAGGAGATCCCCGGACTCGCCGAGGGTGGCCACGACTACTACAGCGAGTCGGGCGCCGAGGCCCTCCGGGAGGAACTGCTCTCGTTCACCGAGGGCCACCTCGTGTTGAGCGTCGTCGGGACGCCCCACATGTGCCCGGCGGCGCCTCTGGAGTTCGTGTTCATGGCCGACGACTGGCTCCGCGAGCGCGGCCTGCGCGAGGACGTCGACATCACGTACACGTACCCGATACAGCGCGTCCACGGCAATCCCCATATCGCCGAGTGGGCGCGGCCGCTGATGGACGAGCGCGACATCGAGGTGGAGACGTTCTTCAACGCGGAGTCGGTCGACCCCGACGCCGGGACGATAACCTCGATGGAGGGAACCGATATCGACTACGACCTGCTCGTGGCCATCCCGCCCCACCGCGGTATCGACCTGATCGAGGAGGCGGGGCTCGGCGACGACGGCTGGGTCGACGTCGACAAGCACACCCTCGAGGCCGAGGCCGCCGAGAACGTCTACGCGCTCGGCGACACGGCCGCGACGGGCGTCCCGAACGCCGGAAGCGTCGCCCACTACCAGGCCGGTGTCGTCGGCCAGCGGATCGCCAGCCAGATCCGAGGTCGCCCGGCCACGGCGACCTACGACGGCAAGACGCTGTGTTTCGTCGAGACGGGGATGGACGCGGCGTCGTTCGTCGAGTTCGACTACGAGCGCCCGCCGTCGCCGGCGCCGCCCTCCGAGAAGCTCCACTGGTCGAAGCTGGCCTACAACGAGTCCTACTGGCTGACTGCACGAGGATTACTCTGA
- a CDS encoding sulfurtransferase TusA family protein, with translation MSQTDIEPETTVDARGAACPGPLMDLIGAVRGAESGAVVRLLSDTERSLTDVPEWVEETDNELLATEEGDDHHAFYVEKA, from the coding sequence ATGAGCCAGACCGATATCGAGCCCGAAACGACCGTCGACGCGCGCGGGGCGGCGTGCCCGGGGCCGCTGATGGACCTGATCGGTGCGGTCCGGGGCGCCGAATCGGGCGCAGTCGTCCGGCTGTTGAGCGACACCGAGCGGTCGCTGACGGACGTCCCCGAGTGGGTCGAGGAGACCGACAACGAGCTGCTCGCGACCGAAGAGGGCGACGACCACCACGCGTTCTACGTGGAGAAAGCATGA
- a CDS encoding methyltransferase domain-containing protein — translation MWPTPGATLRSLGLSSGDTLAEVGSGNGYLALPTARVTAPARTYGLDLDESLLGELERLADRQGIDNVVAVHCDARNPTSALDADIVTDAAPFALADRHELPPYHDGVVFERERV, via the coding sequence CTGTGGCCGACGCCCGGGGCCACGCTCCGGAGTCTCGGGCTCTCTTCGGGCGACACGCTCGCCGAAGTCGGGTCGGGCAACGGTTACCTCGCGCTCCCCACCGCGCGGGTCACCGCGCCCGCCCGGACGTACGGGCTCGACCTCGACGAGTCGCTGCTGGGCGAACTCGAACGCCTCGCGGACCGACAGGGGATCGACAACGTCGTCGCCGTCCACTGCGACGCCCGGAACCCGACGAGTGCCCTCGACGCCGACATCGTCACGGACGCCGCACCGTTCGCCCTCGCGGACCGCCACGAGTTACCGCCGTACCACGACGGCGTCGTGTTCGAACGCGAACGCGTCTAG
- a CDS encoding YgaP family membrane protein: MKSNIGSTDRTVRLVVGTVLAVSGVAVFAGVSSLGPVVGGVALLLGAVLLGTALANVCLLYELVGVDTT; encoded by the coding sequence ATGAAGTCCAATATTGGGTCGACGGATAGGACGGTGAGACTGGTCGTCGGCACCGTGCTGGCGGTGTCGGGCGTCGCCGTGTTCGCCGGGGTATCGAGTCTCGGGCCGGTCGTCGGGGGGGTGGCGCTGCTCCTCGGTGCGGTCTTGCTCGGGACCGCGTTGGCGAACGTCTGCCTCCTGTACGAACTCGTCGGTGTCGACACCACGTGA
- a CDS encoding M20 family metallopeptidase, with amino-acid sequence MTVSDPTEYVEAHGDDLAELALDLLAVDTSNPPGDTTDLADLIEDYLAEHAVEVERVTVDPAKPNLLVTVPGERGERLLYNGHLDTVPFDAEQWTRSPLGERVDDRVYGRGATDMKGPLAAMVFAIVAFAETGTTPPVTLQFAFVSDEEVGGDAGLPALLAADRLDAAACVIGEPTCELGRHSVTVADRGSIWLTLDASGEAAHGSRPTLGENAIDRLYGAVETLRQRFGRRDLDVGPEMAPIVDESVAFYAPSMGETTARDLFETPSINLGTVEGGEAINSVPQSARAEVDIRLTAGVETDEMLAEIRSCVADCEGITIADVSWSVGSVEPIDSPLVDAVASTAEAVGGERVYRRSATGGGDAKRLRAADIPTVEFAFGTDTVHAVDEYTTVDALVDNALVYASLPRAFADSAATT; translated from the coding sequence GTGACGGTGTCGGATCCGACCGAATACGTCGAGGCCCACGGCGACGACCTCGCCGAGCTGGCGCTCGACCTGCTGGCGGTGGACACGTCGAACCCGCCGGGCGACACGACCGACCTCGCCGACCTGATCGAGGACTATCTCGCCGAGCACGCGGTCGAAGTCGAGCGGGTCACCGTCGACCCGGCGAAGCCGAACCTGCTGGTGACCGTGCCCGGCGAGCGCGGGGAGCGGCTCCTGTACAACGGTCATCTCGATACGGTTCCGTTCGACGCCGAGCAGTGGACTCGGTCGCCGCTCGGCGAGCGCGTCGACGACCGCGTCTACGGTCGCGGGGCCACGGACATGAAGGGGCCGCTCGCGGCGATGGTGTTCGCGATCGTCGCGTTCGCCGAGACCGGGACGACACCGCCGGTGACGCTGCAGTTCGCGTTCGTCAGCGACGAGGAGGTCGGCGGCGACGCCGGCCTCCCCGCGTTGCTGGCGGCGGATCGACTCGACGCCGCGGCCTGCGTCATCGGCGAGCCGACCTGTGAACTGGGGCGCCACTCCGTGACCGTCGCCGACCGGGGGAGCATCTGGCTCACCCTCGACGCCAGCGGCGAGGCGGCCCACGGGTCGCGACCGACACTCGGCGAGAACGCGATCGACCGGCTCTACGGCGCCGTCGAGACGCTCCGCCAGCGGTTCGGCCGGCGCGACCTCGACGTCGGGCCGGAGATGGCGCCGATCGTCGACGAGTCGGTCGCGTTCTACGCCCCGTCGATGGGCGAGACGACCGCTCGCGACCTCTTCGAGACGCCTTCGATCAACCTCGGAACCGTCGAAGGCGGGGAGGCGATAAACAGCGTGCCCCAGTCCGCCCGGGCAGAAGTGGATATCCGGCTGACGGCGGGCGTCGAGACGGACGAGATGCTCGCGGAGATCCGGTCCTGCGTCGCCGACTGTGAGGGGATCACGATCGCGGACGTGTCCTGGAGCGTCGGCTCGGTCGAACCGATCGACAGCCCGCTCGTCGACGCCGTCGCGTCGACGGCGGAAGCGGTCGGCGGCGAGCGGGTCTACCGTCGGAGCGCGACCGGCGGCGGCGACGCGAAGCGACTCCGGGCGGCCGACATCCCGACCGTCGAGTTCGCGTTCGGCACCGACACCGTCCACGCGGTCGACGAGTACACGACCGTCGACGCGCTCGTCGACAACGCCCTCGTCTACGCGTCGCTCCCCCGCGCGTTCGCCGACAGCGCGGCGACGACCTGA